The genomic interval CGAACGTCACGTCGCTGCACAAGATACCAGGGTGGGTGTGACTGTTTGATCTAGGCGacaactcagaccactaaataggCGACAATAACAAACGTACGTATGTCATCAGACGGTCACGGGTCGTCTAGAAAGTACGCCGCATGCGTACTTACGTGTTCTACTTTATGGAATTTGAGGTCAAATGGGGCTGTGTGGGCCCGTGTGTGGGACAGTGCCACGATCGTTTGATTACCTGACACGATAACTGAGCGAATCGAAGTTCTAATAAATCACTtaattacatttgaaaaaaaaaaattcttttaataGTATGAAGTCAAATTTAGGAATCTGACAACTTTCAGCAAGTCAGTTTGGCCTATCACATAGATGCAATATATTCCCTATTAACCAACCTAACTCTAGTAGCCATAATCAGGTCATTATCAAGTTCGCGCCAATGTGTATAGAGTATAGTTACTAAGTAACTTTAAATAAGATGACGACTATGAACACATAGTTACTGGgagtttgtttacaaaaaccaccaccaccaccaccaccaccaccacaaccaccaccaccaccaccaccaccacaacaacaacaacaacaacaacaacaacaacaacaaccagcagcaaacacaacaaaaacaaagcACGTGTTGCTTACTTACTCCATCGTCGTAAACTGCAggctcttttacggcaccgtccaagactcatttcgttgcttcagcagaaatagaatgtatgtgctctggcttgccAGAATGACTACTTGGTTGTACACCGGGGTTGTACAGTCCTCACTCTTTCCAAAACTTCTCTTTCCAGAACCTCTTCTACAACTATTTCCCACATCTAGCATTTTATAACATAGTTATATACGCCATGCATGTTACACTGTTGCTATTGGACATCATCTGTCCATGGAAATTCatagaaacatgaaaaaaaaaatgtatgtaaaagtTTTAGCGAGGAATGGGAAAAGCATTCCCTTAAATAGTATCCGGTAGTACCTACTTGTTGATTTTTGAACAAGATGTCTGTATCCGTACTTCACTTGAAGATTCGTTACTATTTTTGTTTCAGTTATCGGATCTTTCTTCTTACGGTAGTCATTATCATCCTCGTAAACCTGGGCATATATTTACGGGTGCCAGTGGAGTTTGGGGTGAGGTAAACTCGTAATACATACTTGAACAAATACATGAAAAGCCTATAATGGTCACCGAGCTAGCTTGTCTTGTCGTAGGCCAAATGTCGTGCGCCCTCAACGTATGCCTTAGAACACGCCGTAGTAACATTGGGTGTAACACATCCATGGCATCACTTTATTGGACTGGggacattttatttcaacaagGGTTTTTCATGGTATTAATATGTTTTATGCTTTACCTTAATACGTAGGTAGTTCACAGACTTGGCTTAgctccacacacacactgctCACACActgctcacacacacacacacacacacacacacacacacacacactgctaaATGAACTTTATTCCAGTCACAGCATGCAACAACTCATATATTTATGCATATTGTTGCAAATATGTATTGAAATCAAAGCACATcaactttgttttcatttggcTGTCTGGCCAGTTCTGGTCACAACTAATCAAATATATTATGCCGAAAGAGGTGTTAAAATGACTGTGACCTTATATACTTTTTAGGTTAATTTACGGTCACCTACCAAAGCTAATTAATGTTCCCGCCAAATACATATCAAGTAGTTCAACTAGAGCAAAACAGATGTTTGCATGTAAGGGTGGTACAatacgacatatcttacagtctaaataGCACAATACTGACAAATAATGTAATCAGTATATAGACGGCAAAAAAACCCAAAAgaactgtttctggtcagcCTGTGCATCACTTAGATACCCTCGCgtcagtcttttttttcttgtttgtccagcccatgcagtctgcagatctgggagagaaacacaaaaataaccctccctacgtATACTTCAgagaagacaactgcagagtcaatcatgaacaagcaaatgagaACTGCCCCACGTAtgcacttgctctaaagtactaaataaaaagaacaagaACTGCCACAAATGGTAGATTGAgtaacaggtttgttgagaataaaaacaatcgcgtcgtcgcaccactttagacaaacggacctgaccagaaacaattcttcttcttttttggcctaaaatgtatacttttatttcTACATTAAGAATTACATGTTCCAAGTCAATATCATGGTAACGTTCTTTTATTTATCtgcatccatccatgcatcctaGCATATCATAACAACATAGTGTATGATAAACCATAGCAGTCGTCCGATTCACATGTACCAAAGCGTGCCTAACGGGGTCTCATGCAACAAAAAGGACGtccaaacaaaatcaaaactttaTTTGCATCctaaaatatacatgattacccaagacagcccccccccctccacgcCCTCTCCCACAATCACCACTAGTAGAAGTGAGCTTGGCGTCATGACGTAAAGAAGCCAAATGCAACGAAGGGTATGGAACCTGGAACGAGTAAAACATAATGGCTTAAGGTCAATAATTGTACGTTTTATTCTAAGTAAGGGGTATCAATGTTTGCTGTCAAGTAGATTACTGTGAGATTAGACTCCCcttacagtcctcggagcttcgcatcgCTACAATTTggattgttttgtatgtactgatatctacaCTTTTGGGTATTATCATGTATGATCACCAACAGAATCACATGcaccatttatttatttatttttaaatctaaaacaaaacattgattcTAACATATCAGACACAATCTATAGCCACTCCAACCCTATCGAACTTTGCCGTCGATAATACAGATAACATAAATTTTGCAACGTCTTCCCGTGACATCCTTTTCCGTCCTCCCTCTGTGAACTGTCGTTGAACTTCATTAATGATTTCTTGACCTGGAATATTGAATTGTTGACAATGTTAGTTTAAAAGAAGACTCAGGGGctctgtgtgtgtttctgtgttaCCCGTTTCgtttcattattttctgtatgcaatatataaaaatgtatgtatgtatgtatgtatgtatgtatgtatgtatgtatgtatgtatgtatgtatgtatgtatgtatgtaggcaggcaggcatgtaTGTCATATGTACGTATGCTTGTATGTATGGAGTCAAGATTGGTTGAGAATTTTTCATGACAACCATGCCATTTGACCTAGCAAATTTTGTCAGCGATGCTTTTTGTAAGAGAAAggaatttatgtacaatgtttaaatatgtacgcttacttattcataagttaaagatttgtattactttagtgTCTTGTAAGCCCTCCGGGCTAGGTGTGGCTATGGGTAAGTCCacacatgacactttaataaataaacataacataacataacataacattggtgaatggttagagtgaatggctaaagtccttgggcaagatttgaagcACGATTGCGACACAATCCACCCAGCCGTAGaattgggacctggtaggatagaggttgcaatgtgaatgtatTAATCATATATGCTTACAGAGGctgtattgaattgtattgtccccagggagttgaagaagttttgctgttgtgccgctatagatccgtgccaggggtaatgaTTGTAAACTTGTGCTTTGAgcgggaaagcgctatataaaaaccaacattagatctatgtatgtatgtatgtatgtatgtatgtatgtatgtatgtatgtatgtatgtacttacgcATGTACATGAGCGCGTGTGTGCGTGCTTTCGAGCGCacgtgcgtgcgtacatgcatgtgggtgtgtttgtttgtctgtctgtctgtctgtctgtctgtctgtctgtctgtctatagcAAATGATGTGACCTGCagtttgaatatttttgttgttaccCGTGTGCAACTTAACATATCATAGCATTCATGCTACCTACCTGTGGAAGACGAGTCAGTAAGTCCAGGTGGTCTAACGATGGTGTAGTTGATATCATTACACTGTTCACTCATCAAAAATATCTCCATTATTTCCATGTTAGCAAGGACATTACGGAGCACAAGAGGTTTTAAGATCCACTCAAGAAACCAAGGACCTGGGTCTTCCCTATTGTCTGTAGCGAAATGTGGCCATGgtttaattttgtattattttaacaGTTCACTAAAgactattttcatttgaacaatttcttatCTACACACTCTAAGTAATAGCCCCACCATATACCAAATCAATCGGTCGGGTGGTTTTTAGACTCTGAgtcgtatacatacatacatacatacacacacacacgcgcgcgcgcgcgcgcatcCGCACTCACAGACACTTTACCCGGAACTTTACCATGACTAGATCTACTCGACTactgtgataaaaaaaaaaactattttaagaGTTGGCAGGCATtagtaatctgtacattgaccACTTTATGAACAAATGATTTCAACTGTTCATATTTGCTTTTCTTATGTCGGGTTAAAGTCAGAACCGAATCAGAGTCCAAACAACTTATTTGCATCTAGTTAGAAGCAGGtttaaatattgacaaaatctTAAAATTTGGCGAGAAATTGCGATCTTTAAGTGTAGAATGTACGGATTCTTATTGATTTTCTAACTGGTTGTACaaagtgggggagggggtgggggggtggggggtgggaaTACTCCCATAGAATGTAAACGGGAAGTAATACCTGCGTCGCTTTTTGAAATAATCCCCAGACATGGATCAACTTTTCCTCTTAAAATTCCCAAATCATGGGGTCTATAATATGGAAAACGTTTTCATGCTTTAGAAGAGACGTAGTTATCTTAGTAGCATCAGAACAAAGTAATTGACTGGGTAATTTTACCCGAAAATTCCCAATAATGGGTCTGTTTTAAAGAAGATTTGGGTAAATACCACCCCTTCCCACACTATCAATAATATGAAATGGGTTGTATAGATAATGatgaatataatattaattgttGGTGTGAAGTCGGGGCTGGGAATTCACAAATATGCATGATATATATCTTTCATCGCCTTAGCCGTATACTATAATACTTCGATTGAAATTTTATTAATACTCACACGTTGTACACCATGATGTGATACATACAAGACGTTTTATATTGGCTTTTCTCATTGCTGACACGATGGCTTTCATAGAGTCCGAATACAGACTGGTTTTCCCTAAAGTATTGCCTCCGAGACATGACATCACTGCATCCGAACCAACGATGTGTGGAAGTAACGATTCTTCGGAGAATATGTCTGCTTCGGCAACCTTAGTAAAACACACATTCATGTGCAATATTCGTCATTTTATATCTTATTGAATGACAATGCAGTTTTTAAAATGCAATTGATATGACATTACCATAGAGATAGAGGAACCTAGAAAAAAACCCACCATGGGATGATAATGATGTGACGGTAACTTTGTATAGCAATCAGACATGAAACCAAACCAACGATACACTTTACCCCTAACTACATTTTTCAGCAAAGTCTCACAGCACAGTGAATTcaacataacaaacaaacaaacaattagtTTATTCAAACGTATAGTCTAAATAAATTGATGTTTACTGTTTCTCTAGACAATTGGCACAACAAACAAGAGTTGACATGAAAATACTACGGAATCATGGAGAGAAAAGCGGCAGGAGCAAGACTTAAACCCACGTTCCCTGACTTCGTTCATAaacttgtgtatgtatatatatatatatatatatatatatatatatatatatatatatatatatatatatatatatatatatatatatatatatatatatatatatatatatatacacacacacatgtttatatatattatatatacatatataatataatatatatacatacacatatgtaaatgtgtatatacatgacatgtatatatacacacacaaacacacacacacaatatatatatatatatatatatatatatatatataaatatatatatatatgtttgcgtgtgcgtgcgtacttgcatgtgtgtacgtgtatgtatgtatgtatgtatgtatgtatgtatgtatgtatgtatgtatgtatgtatgtatgcatgcatgcatgcatgtatgtatgtatgtatgtatgtatgtatgtatgtatgtatgtatgtatgtatgtatgtatgtaggtgtgtaggtgtgtgtatgggtgtatgtgtatgtatgtatatgtttgtgtgtgtgtgtgtgtgtgtgtgtatttggtGTATAAAGAggtatatatgttatgtacctGATCATGTTTTAGCGTATTATTATTGATTGTGTTTGATATGAATCGTATGTGAATATATGTTCAACTATGATACTGTGCGAATATCAGATCGAAGAAAATGGATGAATAAATATGCCAAAATGCTTAGATAATTATAGACCCCCACCTGAAGATTGTTGTGTTGGGTTGTCATCTTTGACTTGTTCCTGGTGATTGCAACAACTTGGTGTCCAGCATTGAGTAGTTGTTTAACTAATGGCTGACCAGTCCTTCCAGTGGCACCAAACACAGCTATCTTCATTTCGATAACAAGTTGGGGAATCACGGACAGAAAAGCTCATGCAAAGTCCAAAATAAGGAAGAAGATTTTGTCACTAAACTTGTGACGAGGTAGGATAATGATATGGTGCAGTCTGTGGTACTGTGGAATAATAAAAGTGtgtaatgtaaatatacatgcTACAATGAAGTTCACATGACCAGtgagacacaactgtgattttcaagataaactcaattgataagaccccagTATATCACAGGGAGAAGCGAGcatgttttaaaactatttcttttttctttccctggttactttgctctcagctatatctcagaccactaaaagtctgaggctgtatgtaattctctcttttctttattgactaagtaaagacaccttgtccattaTTGGCctcttatcttaattaaaacatcccttatcttataattggcgagatatcacttacattaacagtttgcttaatctctcatctgctgggagattatcacactggacaaacattcgatcatgcatatACTGGTAAGGAACAGGACCGCAGTATTTGTACTTTTATTAAAGCGGGAAACTTGACAACGACCGGACCTTTTGGGTCTCGTTCAGTGGATTGACCTAAATTTGACATTATTGATCGATAAGATCTAGTACCGCGTGAACTAGGCTATTCATCTCCAAAACAGATTTGACCTGCAATGGTCGTAAGCATAAAATGTCCATGACTGGACAACCTAGGATGGTGGTATTCTCCCCGAATACATCCATGTAATATCCAGGGTATAACTTAGTAACAACACGAGTATTACTGAACTATATGTAAACAAACATAGGTACGCCTGGCGTTGTGGTAAATGCTATACAATTctaatttgacaattttgttttctaGCAATATACCTACCccataaacataaattatagtTACTGATACGAA from Glandiceps talaboti chromosome 3, keGlaTala1.1, whole genome shotgun sequence carries:
- the LOC144433230 gene encoding flavin reductase (NADPH)-like; amino-acid sequence: MKIAVFGATGRTGQPLVKQLLNAGHQVVAITRNKSKMTTQHNNLQVAEADIFSEESLLPHIVGSDAVMSCLGGNTLGKTSLYSDSMKAIVSAMRKANIKRLVCITSWCTTYNREDPGPWFLEWILKPLVLRNVLANMEIMEIFLMSEQCNDINYTIVRPPGLTDSSSTGQEIINEVQRQFTEGGRKRMSREDVAKFMLSVLSTAKFDRVGVAIDCV